The Actinotalea sp. JY-7876 sequence CTCGACAGCTACACGATCATCATCAACTCGTACGACAACGTGGACGACGCCCTGGCCGACTACGACGCGGCGAAGGAGCTCTACAAGAGCTGGAACCTGGGCGACACCTACGACGCCGCCGTGGTGACGCACCGCGAGGACGGCAAGGTGAAGATCGTCAAGCGTCACGAGCAGCCCGTGGTCCAGGGCGGCGCGGCCGGGCTCGGCATCGGCCTGGCCGTGGGCGCGCTGAGCGCGCTGTTCCCGGCCGTGGTCATCGGTGCCGGGCTGGCGTGGGGCGCGGGCGGCGGCCTGGTCGTGGGGGCAGTCGCCGGGCACGTCGCGGCCGGCCTGAGCCGCAAGGACCTCAAGGACCTGGGGGAGCACCTCGACGAGGGTCACAGCGCGGTCCTGATCGTCGCCGCGGAGGACGTCGAGGCCAGGGTCGACGAGGCCCTGAGCCGTGGCCGCAAGCTGCTCAAGAAGCAGCTCAAGGCCGACCGCAAGGAGCTCGAGGCGGCGATCGCCGAGGCGAACTCGACCAGCGTCTGAGCCGTCGCCGACCGGTCCGGCTCCTTCGCCGGGGCCGGTCGGCGCGTCGGGCCCGCGGCCCGGCCGGGCCTCACGCGTCGTTCGGCGCCACCGGGTCGTGGAAGCCGACGGTGCGTCGGTGGTGGACAGGTCGCGGAAGCCGAGCGCGCGGTACACGCCGGCGCCGGCGGCGCTGGCCTGCAGCGTGATCCGCTCTATCCGGCTCACGGTCACCCTTGACAAATAATGTTGTC is a genomic window containing:
- a CDS encoding DUF1269 domain-containing protein, with the translated sequence MALDSYTIIINSYDNVDDALADYDAAKELYKSWNLGDTYDAAVVTHREDGKVKIVKRHEQPVVQGGAAGLGIGLAVGALSALFPAVVIGAGLAWGAGGGLVVGAVAGHVAAGLSRKDLKDLGEHLDEGHSAVLIVAAEDVEARVDEALSRGRKLLKKQLKADRKELEAAIAEANSTSV